One genomic segment of Intestinimonas butyriciproducens includes these proteins:
- a CDS encoding ANTAR domain-containing response regulator yields MCKDGIRVVIADDEPITRMDLKELLSEEGYQVVGEAADGFDAVEACKQSRPDLVLMDIKMPLLDGLSAAKILFEENLADTVMMLTAYSEREFVDEAKHIGVAGYLVKPIDEKSLVPSIELAVARSKDMRKLRKDMEKVSERLENRSIIEKAKGLVMTREGMTEQDAYDYIRKLSQTKNLSMRRVSEIILLKSGG; encoded by the coding sequence ATGTGCAAGGACGGGATTCGGGTTGTTATCGCGGATGACGAACCCATCACCCGGATGGATTTGAAGGAATTGCTGAGCGAAGAGGGATATCAGGTGGTGGGAGAGGCCGCAGACGGCTTCGACGCCGTGGAGGCCTGCAAGCAGAGCCGGCCCGACCTGGTGCTCATGGATATCAAGATGCCCCTTCTGGATGGACTGTCCGCGGCCAAGATCCTGTTTGAAGAGAACTTGGCCGACACGGTGATGATGCTCACGGCGTACAGTGAGCGGGAATTCGTGGACGAGGCCAAACATATCGGGGTGGCCGGATATCTGGTCAAGCCCATCGATGAAAAGTCTCTGGTGCCCAGTATTGAGCTGGCGGTGGCCCGCAGCAAGGACATGAGGAAGCTGCGCAAGGATATGGAAAAGGTGTCGGAGCGGCTGGAAAACCGCAGCATCATCGAAAAGGCCAAGGGGCTGGTCATGACCCGGGAGGGAATGACCGAACAGGACGCCTATGACTATATCCGCAAACTTTCCCAGACGAAGAACCTGTCTATGCGCCGCGTATCGGAAATCATCCTCCTGAAGTCGGGGGGGTGA
- a CDS encoding sensor histidine kinase, with the protein MDIIDELCKKYTDLTDEEIAIIQGMSAVLQPLANLEDADIFIDCPSEDGDAIVVAEAKPSYVPSSYKKTVVGLLAKQENEPAVARTFRLGVATKQMKAVTQENTRTIQSVEPIKNGDRVIGVLIREQRVDEQRQVSERLHFSEQSYEQIANALTHMVGSNNWLTECIDEALIMVDKGGLVTFRNSLARDLYRQLGYIEDPLGQIYENIRLIDSTDDAEDQSGYSVVETSVGRHSLSIKRIQLDSEDMDFAVVIQDITWKKEQEKALILKSVAIKEMHHRVKNNLQTIASLLRLQVRRSDNGETRKVLGESMNRILSIATTHELLAQSGVDQVKIGEVILNIKNNTVRYFARPHFDVSITLEGDDFEVDSDIATSVALIINELLQNSLQYAFEDRETGLIRIVVTRGELYSRIEVIDNGGGYDVENVRTDRLGLSIVQTMVKDKLRGNLSVESGPGGTHVTFDFKNQIMEVAGVT; encoded by the coding sequence ATGGATATCATCGATGAGCTGTGTAAAAAGTATACGGACCTCACGGATGAGGAAATCGCGATCATACAGGGGATGAGCGCCGTGCTCCAGCCCTTGGCCAACCTGGAGGACGCGGATATTTTTATTGATTGTCCCTCCGAAGACGGGGACGCCATTGTGGTGGCGGAGGCAAAACCCTCCTACGTTCCCTCGTCTTACAAGAAAACTGTGGTGGGGCTCCTGGCCAAGCAGGAGAATGAGCCCGCCGTGGCCCGGACGTTTCGGCTCGGGGTGGCCACCAAGCAGATGAAGGCCGTCACCCAGGAGAATACGAGAACCATCCAGTCTGTGGAGCCCATCAAGAACGGAGACCGGGTGATCGGCGTTCTCATTCGTGAGCAGCGGGTCGACGAGCAGCGGCAGGTCAGTGAGCGGCTTCACTTTTCTGAACAGAGCTATGAGCAGATCGCCAACGCCCTTACCCATATGGTGGGCAGCAACAACTGGCTCACCGAATGCATTGACGAGGCCTTGATTATGGTGGACAAGGGCGGGCTGGTCACCTTCCGCAACAGTCTGGCCCGGGACCTTTACCGGCAGCTTGGCTACATAGAGGACCCGCTGGGCCAGATTTATGAAAACATCCGCCTGATCGACTCCACAGATGACGCGGAGGACCAGTCCGGCTACTCGGTGGTAGAGACCAGCGTGGGGCGTCACAGTTTGTCCATCAAGCGCATCCAGCTCGACAGCGAGGATATGGATTTCGCCGTGGTGATCCAGGATATCACTTGGAAGAAGGAGCAGGAGAAAGCCTTGATCCTCAAATCGGTGGCCATCAAAGAGATGCACCACCGGGTCAAAAACAACCTTCAGACCATCGCCAGTCTTCTTCGGCTCCAGGTCCGGCGCTCGGACAATGGAGAGACCCGCAAGGTGCTGGGCGAGAGCATGAACCGGATCCTCTCCATCGCCACGACCCATGAGTTGCTGGCCCAGAGCGGCGTGGATCAGGTAAAGATCGGCGAGGTCATTCTCAACATTAAAAACAACACGGTCCGCTATTTTGCCCGCCCCCATTTTGATGTGAGCATCACGCTGGAGGGGGATGATTTCGAGGTAGACTCCGACATCGCCACTTCGGTGGCCCTCATCATCAACGAACTGCTGCAAAACTCTCTTCAGTATGCCTTCGAGGACAGGGAGACCGGTCTGATCCGCATCGTCGTCACCCGCGGGGAGCTGTATTCCCGGATTGAGGTCATTGACAACGGCGGAGGCTACGATGTGGAGAATGTCCGCACCGACCGGCTGGGACTCTCCATTGTCCAGACGATGGTGAAGGATAAGCTGCGGGGAAATCTATCCGTGGAGTCGGGGCCCGGCGGGACCCATGTGACCTTTGACTTTAAAAATCAAATTATGGAAGTAGCCGGCGTGACGTAA
- the eutA gene encoding ethanolamine ammonia-lyase reactivating factor EutA: MHEVILSVGIDIGTSTTQLIFSRLTIENRASSYTVPRIQIVEKEVIYRSLIYFTPLKSSTEIDAEAVKKIVRDEYKAAGMTPEDVKTGAVIITGETARKQNANDVLEALSDLAGDFVVATAGPDLESVLSARGAGTDKLSHEHRTTVANLDVGGGTTNIAVYEKGTLRGVCCLDIGGRLIKVDGGRITYLFPKIQALAKAHGISLSVGDPAEEQKLRKVCDLMADQLAQSLHLKQADVDHAGLYTNGGNPLPTQPEIKAITFSGGVADCVYQQMEGDIFRYGDIGVLLGQAIRANPELQAVQLFQAAETIRATVVGAGTHTTEVSGSTIHYAEGKLPIKNIPILKVSEEDEASLETFKSSVTQQMPLYKPEGKVEQIAIAFNGEKRTSFAEIQKLAAAIIESAKEVIESKYPLILVVEADIGKVLGNAVNVLLDFKKDVICIDGIKTLSGDYVDIGEPVADGHVVPVVIKTLIFNT, translated from the coding sequence TTGCATGAAGTGATCCTCAGCGTGGGTATCGATATCGGCACCTCTACGACACAGTTGATCTTCAGCCGCCTGACCATTGAAAACCGGGCCAGCAGCTACACGGTGCCTAGGATCCAGATTGTGGAGAAGGAGGTCATTTACCGCAGCCTCATCTACTTCACACCTCTCAAGTCGAGCACAGAGATCGACGCTGAGGCGGTGAAGAAAATCGTTCGGGACGAATACAAGGCTGCGGGAATGACGCCGGAAGACGTAAAGACCGGCGCGGTCATCATTACCGGCGAGACCGCGCGCAAGCAGAATGCCAACGATGTCCTGGAAGCGCTCTCCGATTTGGCGGGAGACTTCGTAGTGGCCACGGCGGGCCCTGATCTGGAGTCGGTTCTCTCCGCCCGGGGCGCCGGGACTGACAAGCTCTCCCACGAGCACCGGACGACGGTGGCCAATCTGGATGTGGGCGGCGGCACGACAAACATTGCAGTTTATGAGAAGGGAACCCTGCGGGGGGTGTGCTGCCTGGATATTGGCGGCCGCCTCATCAAAGTCGACGGCGGCAGGATCACCTATCTCTTTCCCAAGATCCAGGCGCTGGCGAAGGCCCACGGCATCAGCCTCAGCGTGGGGGACCCGGCAGAGGAGCAGAAGCTCCGCAAGGTCTGTGATTTGATGGCGGACCAGTTGGCGCAGTCCCTCCACCTCAAGCAGGCGGACGTCGACCACGCCGGACTCTATACCAACGGCGGCAACCCCCTCCCCACCCAACCGGAGATCAAGGCGATCACTTTCTCCGGCGGTGTTGCCGACTGCGTTTATCAGCAGATGGAGGGTGACATATTCCGTTACGGCGACATAGGTGTGCTGCTTGGTCAGGCCATCCGGGCGAACCCGGAGCTCCAGGCCGTACAGCTCTTCCAGGCCGCCGAGACGATACGGGCCACGGTGGTGGGCGCGGGGACGCATACCACCGAGGTGAGCGGGAGCACCATACACTATGCCGAAGGCAAGCTCCCGATCAAGAATATCCCCATCTTAAAGGTGTCCGAGGAGGATGAGGCGTCGCTGGAAACGTTCAAGTCCTCCGTCACCCAGCAGATGCCGCTCTACAAGCCTGAGGGCAAGGTGGAACAGATCGCCATTGCCTTCAACGGGGAAAAGCGCACCAGCTTTGCAGAGATCCAGAAGCTTGCGGCGGCAATCATTGAGAGTGCAAAGGAGGTGATAGAGAGCAAGTATCCCTTGATCCTTGTGGTGGAGGCCGATATCGGCAAGGTTCTCGGGAACGCCGTCAACGTGCTGCTTGACTTTAAGAAAGACGTCATCTGCATCGACGGCATCAAGACCCTCAGCGGGGACTATGTGGATATTGGCGAACCAGTCGCAGACGGGCATGTGGTGCCCGTAGTGATCAAGACCCTGATCTTCAATACTTAA
- a CDS encoding ethanolamine ammonia-lyase subunit EutB, which yields MILKTKLFGHVYEFKSVCEVMAKANEEKSGDKLAGIAAETAEERVAAKVVLSHLTLNDLRNSPAVPYEEDEVTRIIQDAVNETIFNEFKNMTVAEFREWLLDERTTTEMIRHASRGLTSEIVAGVCKLMSNLDLIYAAKKMRVSAHCNTTIGLPGTFSSRLQPNHTTDDPKGIIASVMEGLSLGCGDAVIGLNPVDDSLESVARILKMFDEFKRKWEIPTQICVLAHVTTQTAAADKLGAPLDLMFQSIAGSQKGNEAFGLTAEMLDEGRATMLSRGTCTGPNVMYFETGQGSELSSEAHNGWDQVTMEARCYGFAKRYQPFLVNTVVGFIGPEYLYDSKQVTRAGLEDHFMGKLTGIPMGCDACYTNHMKADQNDIENLATLLVAAGCNYVMGVPEGDDCMLMYQCTGYHEAAALREIFGLRPIAEFDAWLEKMGFSENGKLTPKAGDASVFLAK from the coding sequence GTGATTCTCAAAACAAAGCTGTTTGGCCATGTGTACGAGTTCAAGAGCGTATGCGAAGTGATGGCCAAGGCCAACGAGGAAAAATCCGGCGATAAGCTGGCAGGCATTGCCGCCGAAACTGCTGAGGAGAGAGTTGCCGCGAAGGTGGTTCTCTCCCATCTGACGCTGAATGATCTGCGTAACTCCCCTGCCGTTCCCTATGAGGAGGACGAAGTCACCCGTATCATCCAGGACGCAGTCAATGAGACCATCTTCAATGAGTTCAAGAACATGACGGTGGCCGAGTTCCGTGAGTGGCTTCTGGACGAGCGCACCACCACCGAAATGATTCGCCATGCTTCCAGGGGCCTGACTTCCGAGATCGTGGCCGGCGTATGTAAGCTCATGAGCAACCTGGATCTCATCTATGCCGCCAAGAAGATGCGCGTATCCGCCCACTGCAATACGACCATCGGTCTGCCCGGGACCTTCTCCTCCCGCCTGCAGCCCAACCACACCACCGATGACCCCAAGGGTATCATTGCCTCCGTGATGGAAGGCTTGTCCCTGGGCTGTGGCGATGCCGTCATCGGCCTGAACCCGGTGGATGACTCTCTGGAGTCCGTGGCCCGCATCCTGAAGATGTTCGATGAGTTTAAGCGCAAGTGGGAGATCCCCACCCAGATCTGCGTGCTGGCCCACGTGACCACCCAGACCGCCGCCGCCGACAAGCTGGGCGCGCCTCTGGACCTGATGTTCCAGTCCATCGCCGGCTCTCAGAAGGGCAATGAGGCCTTTGGTCTCACCGCCGAGATGCTGGATGAGGGCCGCGCCACCATGCTCAGCCGCGGCACCTGCACCGGGCCCAACGTGATGTACTTTGAGACCGGCCAGGGCTCTGAGCTCTCCTCCGAGGCCCACAACGGCTGGGACCAGGTGACCATGGAGGCCCGTTGCTATGGCTTTGCAAAGCGATATCAGCCCTTCCTGGTGAATACCGTGGTCGGCTTCATCGGACCTGAGTATCTGTACGACTCCAAGCAGGTCACCCGTGCCGGTCTGGAGGACCACTTCATGGGCAAGCTCACCGGCATCCCCATGGGCTGCGACGCCTGCTACACCAACCATATGAAGGCGGACCAGAACGACATTGAGAATCTGGCCACGCTGCTGGTTGCCGCCGGCTGCAACTACGTCATGGGCGTTCCCGAGGGTGATGACTGTATGCTGATGTATCAGTGCACCGGCTACCATGAGGCGGCCGCCCTCCGCGAGATCTTTGGCCTGCGTCCCATCGCAGAGTTCGACGCGTGGCTGGAGAAGATGGGCTTCTCCGAGAATGGAAAGCTGACCCCCAAGGCGGGCGACGCTTCCGTGTTCCTGGCGAAATAA
- the eutC gene encoding ethanolamine ammonia-lyase subunit EutC, protein MDEKDLRTIIEQVLSEMNVGSTTAAETGACSKVCDKPANIEDGCIPDITEVDIRSQYLVEHPEHGEEYAELKMNAPCRLGIGKAGARYKTLPQLEFRAAHSAAQDAVFNDVDEKMVEDLGLFIVQTQCDCKDTYLTRPDLGRKLSPEGVATIKEKCKKNPTVQIYVSDGLSSAAVAANIPDLLPAILQGLQNYKIDVGTPFFVKYGRVGVMDEISEITGAEVTCTLIGERPGLITAESMSAYIAYKATVGMPEARRTVVSNIHRNGTIPAEAGAHIADIIKIMLEKKASGTDLKL, encoded by the coding sequence ATGGATGAGAAAGATCTGAGAACAATCATTGAGCAGGTACTCAGCGAAATGAACGTCGGCAGCACCACTGCCGCAGAGACGGGCGCATGCTCCAAGGTGTGCGACAAGCCCGCCAACATCGAGGATGGCTGCATCCCCGATATCACCGAGGTGGACATCCGTTCACAGTATTTGGTGGAGCACCCTGAGCATGGCGAAGAGTACGCCGAGCTGAAGATGAACGCCCCCTGCCGTCTGGGCATTGGAAAGGCCGGCGCCCGCTATAAGACCCTACCCCAGTTGGAGTTCCGTGCCGCCCACTCCGCGGCGCAGGACGCCGTATTCAACGACGTGGATGAGAAAATGGTGGAGGATCTGGGCCTCTTCATCGTGCAGACCCAGTGTGACTGCAAGGACACCTATCTGACCCGCCCTGATCTGGGCCGTAAGCTCAGTCCGGAGGGTGTGGCCACGATTAAAGAAAAGTGCAAGAAGAATCCCACGGTCCAGATTTACGTCTCCGACGGACTCTCCTCTGCCGCGGTGGCCGCCAACATCCCCGATCTGCTGCCCGCCATTCTTCAGGGCCTGCAGAACTATAAGATCGATGTGGGTACGCCCTTCTTTGTGAAGTACGGCCGCGTGGGCGTGATGGATGAGATCTCCGAGATCACCGGCGCCGAAGTCACCTGCACCCTGATCGGTGAGCGTCCGGGCCTCATCACCGCTGAATCTATGTCCGCCTACATCGCCTACAAGGCCACCGTGGGTATGCCCGAGGCACGCCGTACCGTGGTGTCCAACATCCACAGAAACGGCACCATTCCTGCCGAAGCCGGTGCCCATATCGCCGACATCATTAAGATCATGCTGGAGAAGAAGGCCAGCGGTACGGATCTGAAACTGTAA
- the eutL gene encoding ethanolamine utilization microcompartment protein EutL produces the protein MKRDPVRASVLATKLIPNVAPDMAKELGLLPGEKSLALITSDCDDVTYTALDEATKKADCRVAYAKSFYAGAANANTKLAGEIIGILAAPNPAEAKAGLAACVDMIENVCHFVSANEDDTIVYYAHCISRTGSYLSEGAGIAEGEALAYLIAPPLEAMYGVDAALKAADVRLCVLYAPPSETNFGGGLLTGSQSACKSACDAFAAAVEFVADNPIE, from the coding sequence ATGAAAAGAGATCCCGTAAGAGCAAGCGTACTGGCGACCAAGCTCATCCCCAACGTGGCGCCGGATATGGCCAAGGAGCTGGGCCTTCTGCCTGGCGAGAAGTCCTTGGCCCTGATCACGTCCGACTGTGATGATGTGACCTATACCGCCCTGGACGAGGCCACGAAGAAGGCCGACTGCCGCGTGGCGTATGCCAAGAGCTTCTACGCCGGCGCGGCCAACGCCAACACCAAGCTGGCCGGCGAGATCATCGGCATCCTGGCCGCCCCCAACCCCGCGGAGGCGAAGGCCGGTCTGGCCGCCTGCGTGGATATGATCGAGAACGTGTGCCACTTCGTCTCGGCCAATGAGGACGACACCATCGTGTACTATGCCCACTGCATCTCCCGCACGGGTTCCTACCTGTCCGAGGGAGCGGGGATCGCGGAGGGAGAGGCGCTGGCGTATCTGATCGCGCCCCCTCTGGAGGCGATGTACGGAGTGGATGCGGCGCTGAAGGCGGCGGATGTGCGCCTGTGCGTGCTGTACGCGCCCCCCAGCGAGACCAACTTCGGCGGGGGCCTGCTGACCGGCAGCCAGTCCGCCTGTAAGTCCGCCTGCGACGCCTTCGCCGCCGCGGTGGAGTTCGTGGCCGACAATCCCATCGAGTAA
- a CDS encoding acetaldehyde dehydrogenase (acetylating) — protein sequence MQLYDKDLLSMQEVRELVEAAKEAQKELANMSQSQVDHIVRAIADAGVRNARRLAEMAHEDTGFGKVEDKIIKNIFGSRGVYEYVKDMKTVGELERDEEKKVRTIAVPVGVIAGLVPSTNPTSTALYKAEIAIKAGNAIVFSPHPTALRCISETVKVIRQAISEAGGNENLVSCITIPTMEATDNLMRHRDVAMILATGGSAMVRAAYSSGTPAIGVGPGNGPAYLEKTCDLPLAVKRIMDSKTFDNGTICASEQSIICDEDMVPAVRAEMEKQGAYFLNESEREKLGRYILRANGTMNPEIVGRSVETIARLAGLTDVPATARVLVAAEDGVGRGHPYSNEKLAPILAFYTGTDYKDVCEKVCTILRYEGAGHTFSMHTKNDEMVDYFAKRVPASRIMVNTPSALGGIGGTTGLMPALTLGCGAVGGSATSENVGPMQLLNTRKVAYGLKELEDIRDSVPDCSDGICRVRGGDLSTADVEDIVRAIMARLQNA from the coding sequence ATGCAGCTTTACGACAAAGACCTGCTGTCCATGCAGGAGGTCCGTGAGCTGGTGGAGGCGGCAAAGGAGGCCCAAAAGGAACTGGCCAATATGTCCCAGTCCCAGGTGGACCACATTGTCCGCGCCATTGCCGACGCCGGTGTACGCAACGCCCGGCGCCTGGCGGAGATGGCTCATGAGGACACCGGGTTCGGCAAGGTCGAGGATAAGATCATCAAGAACATCTTCGGCAGCCGGGGCGTCTATGAGTACGTCAAGGACATGAAGACCGTCGGCGAGTTGGAGCGGGACGAGGAGAAGAAGGTCCGCACCATCGCCGTTCCCGTGGGCGTCATCGCCGGTCTGGTCCCTTCCACCAATCCTACTTCCACTGCCCTTTATAAGGCGGAGATCGCCATCAAGGCGGGCAACGCCATCGTGTTCTCCCCCCATCCCACGGCCCTGCGGTGCATCTCCGAGACCGTGAAGGTGATCCGTCAGGCCATCTCCGAGGCCGGCGGCAATGAGAACCTGGTGTCCTGTATCACCATTCCCACCATGGAGGCCACCGACAATCTGATGCGCCACCGTGATGTGGCCATGATCCTGGCCACTGGCGGCTCCGCCATGGTGCGCGCGGCCTATTCCTCCGGCACTCCCGCCATCGGTGTAGGTCCCGGCAACGGGCCCGCCTATCTGGAGAAGACCTGTGATCTTCCCTTGGCAGTCAAGCGTATTATGGACTCCAAGACCTTTGACAACGGCACCATCTGCGCCTCCGAACAGTCCATTATCTGCGACGAGGATATGGTGCCCGCTGTCCGGGCCGAGATGGAAAAGCAGGGCGCTTACTTCCTCAATGAGTCTGAGCGGGAAAAGCTGGGCAGATACATCCTTCGCGCCAACGGGACCATGAACCCCGAGATCGTGGGCCGCAGCGTGGAGACCATTGCCAGGCTGGCGGGACTCACCGATGTTCCCGCCACCGCCCGTGTGCTGGTGGCCGCTGAGGACGGCGTGGGCCGCGGACATCCCTATTCCAATGAGAAGCTGGCCCCCATCCTGGCCTTCTACACGGGCACCGACTACAAGGACGTATGCGAGAAGGTCTGCACCATCCTTCGCTATGAAGGCGCGGGCCACACCTTCTCCATGCACACCAAGAACGACGAGATGGTGGACTATTTTGCCAAGCGGGTCCCCGCCTCCCGCATCATGGTGAATACCCCCAGCGCCCTTGGCGGCATCGGCGGCACCACCGGCCTCATGCCCGCGCTGACCCTGGGCTGCGGCGCTGTGGGCGGCTCCGCCACTTCCGAGAACGTGGGGCCCATGCAGCTCCTCAATACCCGCAAGGTGGCCTATGGGCTCAAAGAACTGGAGGACATCCGTGACAGTGTGCCCGACTGCTCCGACGGCATCTGCCGCGTCCGGGGCGGAGATTTGAGCACGGCGGACGTGGAGGATATCGTCCGTGCCATCATGGCCCGTCTCCAGAACGCATAA
- a CDS encoding BMC domain-containing protein — MATQQALGMIETKGLVSSIEAADAMVKAANVTLIGKVHVGGGLVTVMVRGDVGAVKAATDAGAAAAERVGELISVHVIPRPHEEVEYILPSLDKQ; from the coding sequence ATGGCAACTCAGCAGGCACTGGGCATGATCGAGACCAAGGGTCTCGTCTCTTCCATCGAGGCGGCCGACGCCATGGTCAAGGCCGCCAACGTCACCCTCATCGGCAAGGTCCATGTGGGCGGCGGTCTGGTGACCGTGATGGTCCGCGGGGACGTGGGCGCCGTCAAGGCGGCCACCGACGCGGGTGCAGCCGCGGCCGAGCGCGTGGGCGAGCTCATTTCCGTCCATGTCATCCCCCGTCCCCACGAGGAAGTGGAGTACATTCTCCCCTCCCTGGATAAGCAGTAA
- the eutM gene encoding ethanolamine utilization microcompartment protein EutM, which yields MATMQALGMIETKGLVASIEAADAMVKAANVTLIGKVHVGGGLVTVMVRGDVGAVKAATDAGAAAAERVGELISVHVIPRPHEEVEYILPSLDK from the coding sequence ATGGCAACAATGCAAGCTCTGGGCATGATCGAGACCAAGGGTCTCGTGGCCTCTATCGAAGCGGCCGACGCCATGGTCAAGGCCGCCAACGTTACCCTCATCGGCAAGGTCCACGTGGGCGGCGGTCTGGTGACCGTGATGGTCCGCGGGGACGTGGGAGCTGTCAAGGCGGCCACCGACGCCGGCGCGGCCGCGGCCGAACGTGTGGGCGAGCTGATCTCTGTCCATGTGATTCCCCGTCCCCATGAGGAAGTGGAGTATATCCTCCCCTCCCTGGATAAGTAA
- a CDS encoding ATP-binding protein — MKRLKCITEDALRCELRATEPECYVIPEGKILTPAAREYLQSRKIKIVKAGQQEKTRIVATEVPPMPEVTMAAPTSAPAPQPQAVKPKFVDYETGAFYMEKPEHMTHLVGNVLVVKNHPRILFRGKLDSLQSLFVLAQVEIHEHGGSQALIDDLDDVLNILREMMRCDVLDEPFTMEKMIGLTHAELREQSHDPKRFFGVKAMVLPDYTMGKDFALLNQLRTAVRETEVAAAEAFHDGAKYTRGDIIEELNRMSSAMHIMMCRYLAGQYQN, encoded by the coding sequence GTGAAGCGCTTGAAATGTATCACAGAGGATGCCCTGCGGTGTGAGCTGCGGGCCACAGAGCCCGAGTGCTATGTCATTCCGGAGGGAAAGATCCTCACCCCGGCTGCGCGGGAGTATCTGCAGTCCAGGAAAATCAAGATCGTAAAGGCGGGACAGCAGGAGAAGACCCGCATCGTCGCCACCGAGGTGCCACCTATGCCCGAGGTGACGATGGCCGCGCCCACATCGGCGCCCGCGCCCCAGCCCCAGGCGGTCAAGCCCAAGTTTGTGGACTATGAGACCGGCGCCTTCTATATGGAGAAGCCGGAACATATGACCCATCTGGTGGGGAATGTACTGGTGGTGAAAAACCATCCCCGCATTCTCTTCCGGGGCAAGCTGGACTCCCTGCAGAGCCTGTTTGTGCTCGCGCAGGTGGAGATCCACGAGCACGGCGGCAGCCAGGCCCTGATCGACGATCTGGACGACGTGCTGAACATCCTGCGGGAAATGATGCGCTGCGATGTGCTGGATGAGCCCTTCACGATGGAGAAGATGATCGGCCTCACCCATGCGGAGCTGCGGGAACAGTCCCATGACCCGAAGCGCTTCTTCGGAGTCAAGGCCATGGTGCTGCCCGATTACACCATGGGTAAGGACTTTGCACTGCTCAATCAGTTGCGCACGGCGGTACGCGAGACCGAGGTGGCTGCGGCGGAGGCCTTCCACGATGGCGCCAAATATACCCGGGGCGATATCATTGAGGAGCTTAACCGGATGTCCAGCGCCATGCACATCATGATGTGCCGCTATCTGGCCGGGCAGTATCAGAATTGA
- the eutJ gene encoding ethanolamine utilization protein EutJ, with the protein MMDLDRVNAYMARVEESETKTFQPVGSKLKVGLDLGTAYIVMVVLDEENNPIACEKQAAQVLRDGVVVDYSGALRIVKELKAKLEERLGTELMNCAIAMPAGTESSVKTHQYVAEGAGFEVTNVLDEPSAANSIYQIEDGVVVDIGGGTTGLAILKDGKVVQIEDEPTGGTHLTLVLAGNFHVPFQEAEAIKQDYSRHKEILPVVKAVVEKMASIVNRYIDKEHTDAIYLCGGTCCLTGIEKIFEKETGIRTIKPANPFLVTPAGIAMNCKI; encoded by the coding sequence ATGATGGATCTGGACCGCGTAAACGCATATATGGCCCGTGTGGAGGAGTCGGAGACCAAGACCTTCCAGCCTGTCGGCAGTAAGCTGAAGGTGGGGCTGGACCTTGGCACGGCCTATATCGTTATGGTCGTCCTGGATGAGGAGAACAATCCGATCGCCTGTGAGAAGCAGGCGGCTCAGGTCCTGCGGGACGGCGTGGTAGTGGATTATTCCGGGGCGCTCCGCATCGTCAAGGAACTCAAGGCCAAGCTGGAGGAGCGCCTGGGCACGGAGCTGATGAACTGCGCCATCGCGATGCCTGCGGGCACCGAGTCCAGCGTCAAGACCCACCAGTATGTGGCCGAGGGGGCCGGATTCGAGGTCACGAACGTCCTGGATGAGCCCTCCGCCGCCAACTCGATCTACCAGATCGAGGATGGCGTGGTGGTGGACATCGGCGGCGGGACCACCGGCCTTGCCATCCTGAAGGACGGTAAGGTGGTCCAGATTGAGGATGAGCCCACCGGAGGCACCCATCTCACCTTGGTACTGGCGGGAAATTTCCACGTCCCCTTCCAGGAGGCCGAGGCCATCAAGCAGGATTATTCCCGCCACAAGGAGATTCTGCCGGTGGTAAAGGCGGTCGTCGAGAAGATGGCGTCCATTGTGAACCGCTATATCGATAAGGAACACACCGACGCCATCTATCTGTGCGGCGGCACCTGTTGTCTGACGGGGATCGAAAAGATCTTCGAAAAAGAGACGGGGATCAGGACCATCAAGCCGGCGAACCCGTTCCTGGTGACGCCTGCGGGCATCGCCATGAACTGCAAAATCTGA
- a CDS encoding EutN/CcmL family microcompartment protein — translation MKVAKVIGNIWATRKEEKLAGYKLLIVQPINILDGSKDKTPIVAADIIGAGVGETVIIVGGSSARSAAGDMAVPVDATVVGIVDDQEIDSSILD, via the coding sequence ATGAAAGTCGCAAAAGTCATCGGCAACATCTGGGCTACCCGCAAAGAGGAAAAGCTGGCCGGCTATAAGCTGCTCATCGTGCAGCCCATCAATATCCTGGACGGCTCCAAAGACAAGACGCCCATCGTGGCCGCCGATATCATTGGAGCCGGTGTGGGCGAGACGGTCATCATCGTCGGCGGAAGCTCGGCCCGGAGCGCGGCCGGGGACATGGCGGTCCCCGTTGACGCCACTGTGGTGGGTATCGTGGACGACCAGGAGATCGACTCCAGCATTTTGGACTAA